From Coffea arabica cultivar ET-39 chromosome 9c, Coffea Arabica ET-39 HiFi, whole genome shotgun sequence, one genomic window encodes:
- the LOC140014363 gene encoding uncharacterized protein produces MAESSRSGGGGVLDLPPEIIHHILSYLSAEESTRASLLSKSWFGAWQTRPKLEFNPKLYFHKKLKLRSPWLRSKKETTNICEEFFWHVKKTLKPYRKQGICIDTLNFRVEGVFSLLNPFVKECTKVAARNGLEECTKVAVQNGVRNLDFSLPDCDLPEIVFGAKSLVELSVRDGYIMPMSVGKIMCSELRKLCLIKVDLDVEMFDNITESCPLIEVLEVRYIEGFDNFKVTKLNNLKELAVGLLENQSVIVDAPELESLTCIDEENGNEDEDEYEQSTCLITLTASWYQNLKCLLFTGIGIGDSFFMEFAYKFPNLEDLIVRYCRELESIKISSQSLKRIQLMDNNRLVEAQFDVPKIVCFEYCSGRSIVPRFHFAAASSGWTSYFCLSKRVDVNSSWFVELRELLASVIQSKISLEIDFGCSISFDLDEIRNIVKIHEPQEVDELALQFDWMFSLEKGLSALDGLFWVCRPKYVYAHWDDDVRENEAMKFLYETLMFRKIQDRFHDSQLSKIWLHDLKEVNVEVFDMGTYVIVDRIVFTKRGMKEQQQQEDLDWENFLSLLRNNGIRERIVCFKLEFRTHDIPQEVKRLKMQNLKLDQQQKL; encoded by the coding sequence ATGGCGGAAAGCAGCCGCAGCGGTGGCGGCGGAGTTTTAGATCTACCACCGGAGATAATCCATCATATCCTATCTTACCTCTCAGCCGAAGAATCAACAAGAGCGAGTTTACTATCGAAATCATGGTTTGGAGCGTGGCAAACACGGCCAAAGTTGGAATTCAATCCTAAGCTCTACTTCCACAAGAAACTCAAGCTACGCAGCCCCTGGCTTCGGAGCAAAAAAGAGACAACGAATATTTGCGAGGAGTTTTTCTGGCACGTGAAGAAAACCCTGAAACCCTACCGCAAGCAGGGGATATGTATTGACACGTTGAATTTCAGGGTTGAAGGAGTCTTTTCGCTGTTGAACCCATTCGTCAAGGAATGCACAAAGGTAGCTGCGCGAAACGGGTTGGAGGAATGCACGAAGGTAGCCGTGCAAAACGGGGTGAGGAATCTTGATTTTTCACTCCCAGACTGTGATTTGCCTGAAATTGTGTTTGGGGCTAAATCCCTAGTTGAATTGAGTGTTAGGGACGGTTATATCATGCCAATGTCGGTTGGGAAGATTATGTGTTCTGAGCTTAGAAAACTATGCCTTATAAAGGTAGATTTGGATGTAGAGATGTTTGATAATATAACTGAAAGCTGCCCTTTAATTGAAGTGTTAGAAGTTCGGTACATTGAGGGGTTTGATAATTTTAAGGTGACTAAGTTGAATAATCTTAAGGAACTTGCAGTTGGATTACTTGAAAATCAGTCGGTTATAGTTGATGCACCAGAGCTTGAGTCGCTCACTTGCATAGATGAGGAAAATGGTAATGAGGATGAGGACGAATATGAGCAATCAACTTGTTTGATTACTTTGACTGCCTCATGGTATCAGAATCTCAAGTGTTTACTGTTTACTGGGATTGGGATCGGCGACTCTTTCTTTATGGAATTTGCATATAAGTTTCCCAACCTTGAGGATTTGATAGTGAGATATTGTAGAGAATTGGAAAGCATCAAGATTTCAAGTCAGTCCCTCAAGAGGATACAGTTGATGGACAATAATAGGTTGGTAGAGGCACAGTTTGATGTTCCAAAGattgtttgttttgaatattgtaGTGGTCGCAGCATCGTACCCCGGTTTCATTTCGCAGCTGCATCCAGCGGCTGGACTTCTTACTTTTGTTTATCCAAGAGGGTTGATGTTAATAGTTCATGGTTTGTCGAATTGAGAGAATTATTAGCAAGTGTAATTCAGTCCAAAATTTCACTTGAGATTGACTTTGGATGCAGCATATCCTTTGATCTAGATGAGATTAGAAATATAGTAAAAATTcatgagcctcaagaggtggaTGAGTTGGCTTTGCAATTTGATTGGATGTTCTCTTTAGAGAAGGGACTTTCAGCCCTTGATGGTCTTTTTTGGGTTTGTCGTCCTAAATATGTCTACGCACACTGGGATGATGACGTACGAGAGAATGAGGCAATGAAGTTTCTATATGAGACACTGATGTTCAGAAAAATTCAGGATAGgtttcatgattcacagctaAGTAAGATTTGGCTGCATGATTTAAAGGAAGTCAATGTTGAGGTCTTTGATATGGGTACTTACGTGATAGTGGATAGAATTGTTTTTACTAAAAGGGGGATGAAGGAGCAGCAGCAGCAGGAAGATTTGGACTGGGAGAACTTTTTGAGTTTGTTGAGAAATAATGGGATTAGGGAAAGGATAGTTTGCTTCAAGTTGGAATTTAGAACACATGATATACCACAAGAAGTTAAAAGATTGAAAATGcagaatttgaagttggatCAACAACAGAAACTGTGA